The segment TCAGTTCAGCGTATTAATGCGAGTGACGCGGCACATCAGAACCCCGACAGCCGACCAAAAAGTCGAAGTCGCAGCCTTCGTCCGCCTGGAGCACCCGCTCGATGTACAGCTGGCGGTAGCCTCCCTGGCTGGCGATGAGCGTTGAGGCGGCGGTGGGGTCACTGTCGGCTAAACGTGATGCCAGTTCTTCATCGCTGATGTCCAGGTGCAGTCGGCCGCTGGCGCAGTCGAGTTCGATCCAGTCGCCGTTGCGTACCGCCGCCAGCGGGCCGCCAGCGGCGGCTTCGGGCGCTACGTGCAGTACCACGGTGCCATACGCCGTGCCGCTCATACGGGCATCCGAAATACGTACCATATCGGTAATCCCCTGGGCGAGTATCTTGGGCGGCAGGCCCATATTGCCTACCTCCGCCATGCCGTGATAGCCGCGGGGGCCGCAGTGTTTCATGACCAGAATGTCGTTGGCTTCCACGTCCAAGTCTGGGTCGTTGATGCGAGCCTTGTAGTCGTCGAAGTCTTCAAATACCACCGCGCGACCGCGGTGCTGCATCAGCTCAGCCGTGGCTGCCGAGGGCTTGAGCACTGCGCCATTGGGGGCTAGGTTGCCGCGCACGACGCAGATACCACCGTCTGCGGTGAGGGGGTTGTCCAGCGGGCGAATAACGTCGTCGTTGTAGAGCGGCGCGTCTTTCACGTTCTCCCACAGGGTTTTGCCGTTGACGGTTAACGCGTCTTTGAAGGGGAGCCGGTCGGCCTCGCCGAGGCGCTTGAGCACCGCGGGCAGGCCACCGGCGTAGTAGAACTCCTCCATCAAAAAGCGCCCCGAGGGCTGCAGGTCGACCACCGTGGGCGTGCCGCGCCCCACCCGGCTCCAGTCGTCCAGCGTCAGATCCACGCCGATGCGCCCGGCAATCGCTTTGAGGTGAATCACCGCGTTGGTGGAGCCGCCAATCGCCGCGTTGGTACGGATGGCGTTGTCGAAGGCTTCCTTGGTGAGGATTTTGGAGAGCCGCAGATCTTCGTTGACCATCTCGACAATGCGGTTACCCGACAAATGGGCAAGCACGTAGCGGCGGGAGTCCACCGCAGGGATGGCGGCGTTATGGGGCAGCGAGGTGCCCAGGGATTCCGCCATGCAGGCCATAGTTGAGGCGGTGCCCATGGTGTTGCAGGTGCCCGCAGAACGGGACATGCCCGCCTCGGCGGCCATAAAGTCATGGAGTGAAATCTCGCCGGCCTTGACCTGCTCGGAGAGCTTCCACACCACGGTGCCAGAACCAATATCCTTACCTTTGTGCTTACCGTTGAGCATCGGCCCACCGGTGACCACGATGGTGGGGATATCGCAACTTGCCGCGCCCATCAGCAGCGCCGGGGTGGTTTTGTCGCAGCCCACCAGCAGTACCACGCCATCCATGGGGTTGCCGCGAATGGCTTCTTCCACGTCCATGCTGGCCAGGTTACGGGTGAACATGGCCGTGGGACGCAGGTTGGATTCGCCGTTGGAAAACACCGGAAACTCCACCGGATAGCCGCCCGCCTCCAGGATGCCCTGCTTCACGTGTTCCGCCAATTTGCGGAAGTGGGCGTTGCAGGGCGTCAGCTCCGACCAGGTGTTGCAGATACCGATGATCGGCTTGCCCTGGAACTCATGGTCGGGAATCCCCTGGTTTTTCATCCAACTTCGGTACATAAAACCGTTCTTATCGGCGGTGCCGAACCATTCAGCACTGCGCAGCGGGCGTTGACGTTGGTCCATGGGGTTAACTCCTTGTTTTAGTTCGGTGACGGCTGACGACCTGAGCGTTGGCATCGAGAGCATGTGTCGAATGCGCAAGACACTAAACTACCTCGCAAATCTAGTCGACCATACAAAAGTATATGTTGAACAATTGCGCTTAATGTTCAACATTAACCTCCCGTACGGGTCATTGACCCGTTGTATCACCCCCTTAACCACCACGCTCTTCACAACAAAAACTTGAGGAATAGTGCCATGCTCAAATCGAAATACAGCCTTCTACTCACTGGCTCTGCCTTGCTGTTAGGCCTTTCAACGGCTCAGGCGGCCGAGTACGAATGGAAATTTCAGGCGTCAGAAACCTCGGGCGAACCCAGCTTTAAGATCAAGCAGGAGTGGGCTGAGAAAATCACGGCAATGACCGATGGTCGTGTCGAGATCGAGGTAATGCCGATTAATTCAGTGGTGGGCCCCACCGAAACGCTGACCGCCGTTAGTGCCGGCATCCTTCAAGGCCACATGACGGATCCCAGCTACTTCTCCGGCCAGGACCCCGCTTTTGGCATGCTCGGCAACCTTGTCGGTGCCTGGCAGAACCCCTACGATTTCCTGGAGTACATGAAATACGGCGGCGGTGAAGAGCTTTACAACGAACTGGTCGAACCCTATGGCGCGCATTTGATCAGCGCAGCGACCTTTCCGTTGGAGTCGGTACCCTCCACGGTGCCCATCGAATCCATCGCTGACTTTGAAGGGCTAAAAATCCGTGCCCCTCAAGGCATGGTGTACAACATCTTCGAGCGCATTGGCGCCACGCCCGTCAACCTGCCGGGTTCTGAGGTGTACACCGGCCTGGAAAAAGGCGTGATTGACGCCGCGGACTCCACGGTGCTCTCGAATAACGACGCCATGGGTCTGCACGCTTTCGCCCCCTACCCGCTCTATCCTGGCTTCCACTCCATGCCCATGATCGCTGTGTCGATCAACAAAGACATCTGGGATGGCTTGCCCGAGGAACTGCAGACGACCCTAAATACCGCTTTTGATGGCATGGCCTACGACCTGATCGCCCGGCTCAAGGAGCAGGATATTGAGACCCTGCAACGGCTTCAGGATGACCCAGACGTTCACCCCTTCAACTTACCTGAAGAAGAGCGTCAGAAATTCCGCACCGCGGCTGAGCAGGAGTGGCAAGAGTGGGCGGGTGAAAATGAAATGACCCAGAAGGTTTATGATTCCGCGACCGCCTTTTTGCGCTCACGCAATCTGCTTTAACGCTCCGCTCTCAACGCTGCTTCATTAACCTAACCAACGCATCGCTCGGGAAGTATCCCGAGCGATGCGCGTAGAGTCGCGCCATGTCTCAAAAAACACCTGACAATCAATACCGTTCCCCACCCACCCATGATCTTCCCGAGATCCTCGAAACGGTGGAGGAGATCGCACCTGAACGTAATGCGTTAGACCGCCTGGTGGCACGGGGCGGCCGCGCTGTTTCCTGGTTGGTGCTGGTAGCGATGGGCATCAGCGTCGTCGAGGTATTCATGCGTTACGGGTTCAATAACCCCACCTCCTGGGTTCACGAAACCGTGGTATTTCTGATCGCCGTTATCTTTGTACTGGGTGGCCCTGCGGCCATGGCGCGCAATAGCCATATTCGCGTCAAGGTGCTGTACGACAGCGCTGGCCCCCGCTTGAAATGCTGGATGGATCGTTTCAACGATCTGCTCACCCTTATTTTTTGCCTGACAATGACTTACGCCGCTTTTCATATGTTTTGGGGAGCGTCGCATAATCCGCTTGGCGAATGGTCGCTGGAGCGCTCCGGCACCTCCTGGAACCCCCCTTTTCCGGCCATGGTCAAGGGCATGATTCTGTTTGCCCTGACGTTGATGGCCCTGCAGGCCACACTGCATCTTTGGCAATCGCTGAAGGCGAAACCCCGCACCGAGGAGGCGCGCTGATGGATATTTCAACCGCTACGATCCTCATGGTTGGGGCGATTTTCGCGCTGCTGGTCACCGGTCTGCCGCTGGCGTTTATCACCGGTTTGGTGGCCATGGCCTTCACCTTCGGCTGGTTCGGCGAGGCGGCACTGCCGCTGGTCACCAGCCGGGTCTATGGGTTTATCACCGAGTATTCGCTGGTGGCGGTGCCCATGTTCGTATTGATGGCATCACTGCTGGATCGCTCCGGCATCGCCAAAGACCTGTTCAACGCCATGCGCGTCTTCGCCGGTCGCCTGCCAGGTGGCGTGGCGGTGCAGACCATCGTCGTGGCGTTCTTCCTGGCCGCCCTTTCGGGCATCATCGGTGGTGAAATCGTGCTGCTGGGGATTCTGGCGCTGCCGCAAATGCTGCGCCTGGGATATGACAAGCATCTATCCATCGGGGTGGTGTGTGCCGGTGGCGCCTTGGGCACCATGATGCCGCCCTCCATCGTGCTGATTATCTACGGCCTGATCGCCAGCGTATCGATTGCAGACCTGTTTGCTGCGGCCGTAACCCCAGCAGTCATTCTAATGGGCTCCTACATTGCCTATGTACTGGTGCGCTGCCTGAGGAATCCCGCGCTAGGCCCTCCGTTGGATAAAGACACAGAGGATAACCCTTTCGCCAGTAAGTTGGAGGCAGTGAAAGCCATTCTGCTGCCCGGCCTGATTGCCTTTTTAGTACTGGGCACTATCTACGGTGGTATCGCCTCGGTCACCGAAGCAGCTGCCATGGGTGTCTTCGGCGTACTGCTGGCGACCATTGTGCGCGGCGAGTTTTCTCCCGGCATGCTGCACCACAGCCTGGGGCAGACAATGAACACCTGCGGCATGATCATCTGGATCGGCATCGGTGCCGCCGCCCTGGTGGGCGTCTATAACTTGATGGGCGGCAATCGCTTTGTTTCGAGCCTGATTCTCGGGCTCGACGTCGCGCCGATTGTGATCATACTGGTAATGATGGCGATCATGCTGGTGCTCGGGCTGTTCCTCGACTGGATCGGGATCGCCATGTTGGCCTTGCCCATCTTTCTGCCTATCGTTATTCAGCTCGGTTTCGACCCGATCTGGTTCGGCATTCTCTTCGCCGTGAATATGCAGGTATCGTTCCTGTCGCCGCCCTTCGGGCCCGCCGCCTTCTACCTTAAAAGCGTGGCACCGCCGGATATCAGCCTGAAGGATATCTACCTGTCCGTACTGCCCTTTATGGCCATTCAGCTGTGCATACTCGCGGCGCTATTGATGTGGCCGCAACTGGCCATTTGGCCGCTCTGATAACGACAAAACTGGCTTCATTAGGAGACCACCATGCGACTGATTCAGTGTGACCACCAGGGCCAGGTTCGCGCCGCTCTGGTCGAGAGTGAAGAGCAGGTCAGACTGCTCGACTGCGATACCTACACCCTGGCCAACCGGGCCATTAGCGCCGGTAAGCCGCTTAGCGACATGCTGACGGAAGCGCTGACCGACACGCGCCTGGATTATCAAGCGCTGGTCGATGCCAAGCAGCTGTTGCCTCCATTAACGCATACTGACCCGGCCCACTGCCTGGTCACCGGCACCGGCCTTACCCACCTGGGCAGTGCCGACACGCGCTCGGCGATGCACGCGAAAGCCCAAGCTGCTGAAGAAGACATGACCGACTCCATGCGCATGTTCAAGCTCGGCGTGGAGGGCGGCAAACCCGACGCAGGCCAGTTAGGTGCGCAGCCGGAGTGGTTCTATAAGGGTGACGGCCAGTGCGTGGTGGCGCCTGAAGCCGATATCCCCTCACCTGCCTTTGCCGAGGATGCAGGCGAGGAGCCGGAGCTGGCCGGGCTCTACGTGATTGGCGATGATGGCCAACCCTGGCGAGTCGGCTACGCTCTAGGTAATGAGTTTTCTGACCACGTGACCGAGCGCTTTAACTACCTATGGCTGGCCCACTCCAAGCTGCGCGCCTGCAGCTTTGGGCCCGAGCTATTGATTGGCGAGCTGCCCGCGCACTTAGAGGGCACAAGCCGTATCCAGCGCAGTGGCGAAACGGTTTGGGAGAAGCCCTTTCTAACCGGCGAGGCCAATATGGCTCACAGCCTGGCTAATCTGGAGTATCACCACTTTAAATACCCCGGTTTCCGCCGCCCCGGCGATGTGCATGTGCACTTTTTCGGTACCGCGACACTCAGCTTCGCCGACGGCATTAAGGTGCGCGAAGGTGATCGTTTTGAGATCAATATCCATGAATTTGGCCGCGCACTGCGCAACCCGCTACGGGTGGAAACAGACACTCAGACCATCAGCGTAAAATCGCTTTAACACCCGCATTTTTACACCAGCAGGAGGTTGTATGACTCTGGAAGGCAAACTACTTATTGGCCAGCAGGCCATCAGCGGCCAACAGGCTGACATTCAAGCGGTGAATCCCGCCACCGGCGAGACCCTCGCGCCCGCCTACCCCGGCGGCAGCAAAGCGGAAGTCGAGCAAGCGTGTGAACTTGCCGAAGCGGCGTACGCCACTTACCGCGAAACCTCGCTTGAAGACCGGGCCGTTTTCCTCGAAACCATCGCCAGCGAGATCGAGGCCATCGGCGAAGAGCTAACCGAGCGTGGCGTAGCCGAAACCGGCCTCCCCGAAGCTCGCTTGCAGGGCGAGCGTGGCCGCACCTGCGGTCAGCTACGTTTGTTTGCCAACGTAGTGCGGGCTGGCGAGTGGCTCGATGTGCGCATTGATCCCGCCCTGCCGGACCGTGAGCCGCTGCCGCGTGCCGACCTGCGCCAGCGGCATATTGCGCTGGGCCCGGTGGCGGTGTTTGGTGCCAGCAACTTCCCGCTCGCCTTTAGTGTGGCCGGTGGCGATACTGCCTCCGCACTGGCGGCTGGCTGCCCGGTAGTGGTCAAGGGCCACTCTGCCCACCCCGGCACGTCTGAACTGGTGGGTCGTGCCATTCAACGCGCCGTTGCCAA is part of the Halomonas alkaliantarctica genome and harbors:
- a CDS encoding TRAP transporter substrate-binding protein, producing MLKSKYSLLLTGSALLLGLSTAQAAEYEWKFQASETSGEPSFKIKQEWAEKITAMTDGRVEIEVMPINSVVGPTETLTAVSAGILQGHMTDPSYFSGQDPAFGMLGNLVGAWQNPYDFLEYMKYGGGEELYNELVEPYGAHLISAATFPLESVPSTVPIESIADFEGLKIRAPQGMVYNIFERIGATPVNLPGSEVYTGLEKGVIDAADSTVLSNNDAMGLHAFAPYPLYPGFHSMPMIAVSINKDIWDGLPEELQTTLNTAFDGMAYDLIARLKEQDIETLQRLQDDPDVHPFNLPEEERQKFRTAAEQEWQEWAGENEMTQKVYDSATAFLRSRNLL
- a CDS encoding TRAP transporter large permease, which gives rise to MDISTATILMVGAIFALLVTGLPLAFITGLVAMAFTFGWFGEAALPLVTSRVYGFITEYSLVAVPMFVLMASLLDRSGIAKDLFNAMRVFAGRLPGGVAVQTIVVAFFLAALSGIIGGEIVLLGILALPQMLRLGYDKHLSIGVVCAGGALGTMMPPSIVLIIYGLIASVSIADLFAAAVTPAVILMGSYIAYVLVRCLRNPALGPPLDKDTEDNPFASKLEAVKAILLPGLIAFLVLGTIYGGIASVTEAAAMGVFGVLLATIVRGEFSPGMLHHSLGQTMNTCGMIIWIGIGAAALVGVYNLMGGNRFVSSLILGLDVAPIVIILVMMAIMLVLGLFLDWIGIAMLALPIFLPIVIQLGFDPIWFGILFAVNMQVSFLSPPFGPAAFYLKSVAPPDISLKDIYLSVLPFMAIQLCILAALLMWPQLAIWPL
- a CDS encoding TRAP transporter small permease subunit; the protein is MSQKTPDNQYRSPPTHDLPEILETVEEIAPERNALDRLVARGGRAVSWLVLVAMGISVVEVFMRYGFNNPTSWVHETVVFLIAVIFVLGGPAAMARNSHIRVKVLYDSAGPRLKCWMDRFNDLLTLIFCLTMTYAAFHMFWGASHNPLGEWSLERSGTSWNPPFPAMVKGMILFALTLMALQATLHLWQSLKAKPRTEEAR
- a CDS encoding IlvD/Edd family dehydratase, coding for MDQRQRPLRSAEWFGTADKNGFMYRSWMKNQGIPDHEFQGKPIIGICNTWSELTPCNAHFRKLAEHVKQGILEAGGYPVEFPVFSNGESNLRPTAMFTRNLASMDVEEAIRGNPMDGVVLLVGCDKTTPALLMGAASCDIPTIVVTGGPMLNGKHKGKDIGSGTVVWKLSEQVKAGEISLHDFMAAEAGMSRSAGTCNTMGTASTMACMAESLGTSLPHNAAIPAVDSRRYVLAHLSGNRIVEMVNEDLRLSKILTKEAFDNAIRTNAAIGGSTNAVIHLKAIAGRIGVDLTLDDWSRVGRGTPTVVDLQPSGRFLMEEFYYAGGLPAVLKRLGEADRLPFKDALTVNGKTLWENVKDAPLYNDDVIRPLDNPLTADGGICVVRGNLAPNGAVLKPSAATAELMQHRGRAVVFEDFDDYKARINDPDLDVEANDILVMKHCGPRGYHGMAEVGNMGLPPKILAQGITDMVRISDARMSGTAYGTVVLHVAPEAAAGGPLAAVRNGDWIELDCASGRLHLDISDEELASRLADSDPTAASTLIASQGGYRQLYIERVLQADEGCDFDFLVGCRGSDVPRHSH
- the araD1 gene encoding AraD1 family protein, with protein sequence MRLIQCDHQGQVRAALVESEEQVRLLDCDTYTLANRAISAGKPLSDMLTEALTDTRLDYQALVDAKQLLPPLTHTDPAHCLVTGTGLTHLGSADTRSAMHAKAQAAEEDMTDSMRMFKLGVEGGKPDAGQLGAQPEWFYKGDGQCVVAPEADIPSPAFAEDAGEEPELAGLYVIGDDGQPWRVGYALGNEFSDHVTERFNYLWLAHSKLRACSFGPELLIGELPAHLEGTSRIQRSGETVWEKPFLTGEANMAHSLANLEYHHFKYPGFRRPGDVHVHFFGTATLSFADGIKVREGDRFEINIHEFGRALRNPLRVETDTQTISVKSL